A single Ziziphus jujuba cultivar Dongzao chromosome 11, ASM3175591v1 DNA region contains:
- the LOC107431912 gene encoding uncharacterized protein LOC107431912 has translation MAETSAALCFSAFSSIPSISRSKDLSTSSSFPSSSISTISRSHPSRPFRLVPRASSDSGNFFADDSFGFFPWSDGQTEIHWVPEGKVTLFTADGLIQIGGSVVPRRVSSSEKKQVRSKTAQRFQRFQESDYMDPKQELCLGALFDIAATNGLDMGRRLCIFGFCRSIEMLSDVVEDTVLENGGEVVSAEKASRGGLNEKLTMTVAVPLLWGVPPASETLHLAVQSGGGIVEKVYWQWDFL, from the exons ATGGCGGAAACATCTGCTGCGCTTTGCTTCTCTGCGTTCTCTTCTATCCCTTCCATCTCTCGCTCCAAGGATCTCTCCACCAGCTCTTCTTTCCCTTCCTCTTCCATATCCACAATTTCTCGTTCTCATCCTTCTCGTCCTTTTCGTTTAGTACCAAGAGCTTCCTCTGATTCCGGAAATTTCTTCGCCGACGATTCTTTTGGATTCTTTCCTTGGTCCGATGGTCAAACCG AAATTCACTGGGTTCCTGAGGGGAAAGTCACATTGTTCACGGCTGATGGGCTTATTCAAATTGGAGGCTCCGTGGTCCCTCGACGTGTCTCTTCTTCAGAG AAGAAGCAAGTGAGATCAAAGACTGCTCAAAGATTTCAGCGTTTTCAAGAGAGTGATTACATGGATCCAAAGCAGGAACTATGTTTGGGCGCACTCTTTGATATTGCAGCAACAAAT GGACTTGATATGGGCCGTAGATTGTGTATCTTTGGCTTTTGCCGTTCCATTGAAATGCTCAGTGATGTTGTGGAAGACACAGTTTTGGAGAATGGTGGGGAG GTAGTTTCTGCAGAGAAAGCTAGCAGAGGCGGTTTGAATGAAAAGTTGACCATGACAGTCGCCGTGCCATTACTTTGGGGAGTCCCTCCTGCTTCTGAAACACTTCACCTTGCTGTTCAGAGTGGCGGTGGCATTGTAGAGAAGGTTTATTGGCAATGGGACTTCTTGTAA
- the LOC107431903 gene encoding transcription factor RAX2 yields MGRAPCCDKANVKKGPWSPEEDAKLKEYIEKYGTGGNWIALPQKAGLRRCGKSCRLRWLNYLRPNIKHGEFTDEEDRIICTLFATIGSRWSIIAAQLPGRTDNDIKNYWNTKLKKKLMAMAPPISHQRLKPQYPSLLQSSSSSSSPSDQSYRGSSNYRSSFEPISSFSPSLMSSSCSSAATDQYRHHHHLQIIPQESFISTTTAQMQHYQVKDHNYNLLMFSSTTGDHQQQASCSSSDGSCNNNSNNYFCSSGVEENQNMIQISHGGDYFVNGLTSSSTSQKQNGNINGLVWGGGAGGNNNQAMTTSLEYGLEEIKQLISTSSCSNFLFDENKTDQERVVMYY; encoded by the exons ATGGGTAGGGCTCCTTGTTGTGATAAGGCAAATGTGAAGAAAGGACCATGGTCTCCTGAAGAAGATGCAAAGCTTAAGGAGTATATTGAAAAATATGGAACTGGAGGAAACTGGATTGCTCTTCCACAGAAAGcag GTCTAAGAAGATGTGGCAAAAGTTGCAGATTAAGATGGCTTAACTATCTCAGACCCAACATTAAACATGGAGAATTCACTGATGAAGAAGATAGGATTATCTGCACCCTCTTTGCCACGATTGGAAGCAG GTGGTCGATCATAGCAGCCCAGTTGCCAGGCAGAACAGACAATGATATAAAGAACTACTGGAACACCAAGCTCAAGAAGAAACTCATGGCCATGGCTCCTCCAATATCCCACCAGAGATTAAAACCCCAATACCCATCTCTTCTTcaatcttcatcatcatcatcctcaccTTCTGATCAATCATACAGAGGAAGCAGCAATTATAGGTCTAGCTTCGAACCCATTTCATCATTTTCACCAAGTCTCATGAGCAGCAGCTGTTCTTCTGCTGCTACTGATCAATAtcgccatcatcatcatctccaAATTATACCCCAAGAGAGTTTCATCAGTACTACTACTGCTCAAATGCAACATTACCAAGTTAAAGATCATAATTACAATCTCCTTATGTTCAGCAGTACGACTGGTGATCACCAACAACAAGCAAGTTGTAGCTCTTCTGATGGTAGCTGCAAcaacaatagtaataattatTTCTGTAGTAGTGGGGTGGAAGAAAACCAGAATATGATCCAGATTTCACATGGAGGAGATTATTTTGTTAACGGGTTGACTAGTAGTAGTACCAGTCAAAAGCAGAATGGGAATATTAATGGACTAGTGTGGGGAGGAGGAGCAGGAGGAAATAATAATCAGGCGATGACAACATCATTAGAGTATGGTTTGGAAGAAATTAAGCAGTTGATTAGCACAAGTAGTTGCAGCAACTTTTTGTTTGATGAAAACAAGACAGATCAGGAAAGGGTGGTGATGTACTACTGA